A window from Nycticebus coucang isolate mNycCou1 chromosome X, mNycCou1.pri, whole genome shotgun sequence encodes these proteins:
- the LOC128576747 gene encoding mitochondrial inner membrane protease subunit 1-like yields the protein MTCIEENEVQSASSQSVREPFFPDESRSCCHQRTESFLGAEHQAGDPKQTYGQWWQSLCRTVLRGVLGKTFRLVGYTIQYGCIAHCAFEYAGAVVMCSGSSMESTIKNSDIVFADNLSRHFCSIQRGDIVTAKSPSDPKSNICKRVIGLEGDKILTTSSSDLFKRHSYVPTGHVWLEGDNLQNSTDLRYYGPIPYGLRRERIFFKIWPLSDFGFLRDSPNGHRFSDD from the exons CTTCCCTGATGAATCCAGGTCCTGCTGCCATCAGAGAACTGAGAGCTTCCTGGGAGCAGAGCACCAGGCTGGAGACCCAA AACAGACCTATGGCCAATGGTGGCAGAGTCTATGTAGAACTGTGCTTCGTGGTGTTCTTGGAAAAACCTTTCGACTTGTTGGCTATACTATTCAGTACGGCTGTATAGCTCATTGTGCTTTTGAATACGCCGGTGCTGTTGTTATGTGCTCTGGATCGTCAATGGAGTCTACAATTAAAAATTCAGATATTGTCTTTGCAGATAATCTTAGTCGACATTTCTGTAGTATCCAAAGAGGTGACATTGTGACTGCAAAAAGCCCAAGTGatccaaaatcaaatatttgtaaaagagTAATTGGTTTGGAAGGAGACAAAATCCTCACTACTAGTTCATCAGATTTATTTAAAAGACATAGTTATGTGCCAACAGGTCATGTTTGGTTAGAAGGTGACAATCTACAGAATTCTACAGATTTGAGGTACTATGGACCTATTCCATATGGACTAAGAAGAGAACGGATCTTCTTTAAGATTTGGCCTCTCAGTGATTTTGGATTTCTACGTGACAGCCCTAATGGACACAGATTTTCTGATGATTag